The following proteins are encoded in a genomic region of Flammeovirga pectinis:
- a CDS encoding tail fiber protein, with amino-acid sequence MKILSLKIVSLFFFCFLIITSFSLAQNGFVVQGVARNNGHAALGDRLISFTFQVKSNDGSTTYYSETKSIRTDTYGVFSHIVGQGDNQSGNLKNAPYTLGNLKLIVSLDDNGNQQIISDKPMNYVPYAYRAANGLPAGSIIPFVGSSAPNGWMMCDGSSIPSGTTLKDVLGMNNAPDLRGMFVRGAGTNETFTNTNSEYPQGPALNDVEKDKIGPHNHSDNIAVAVDNGGSHSHSYERIEGSSEYGILNYIAGLGAEISTESTNTSSAGDHEHTASVSGSINNVNGTGTGNEVRPVSYGVAYIIKL; translated from the coding sequence ATGAAAATATTAAGCCTAAAGATTGTTTCATTATTCTTTTTCTGTTTTCTAATTATTACTTCTTTTAGTCTAGCTCAAAATGGTTTTGTTGTGCAAGGTGTAGCGAGAAATAATGGACATGCAGCACTTGGAGATCGATTGATTTCTTTTACGTTTCAAGTAAAAAGTAACGACGGATCTACCACATATTACAGTGAAACAAAATCTATCCGTACGGATACTTACGGTGTTTTTTCTCATATTGTTGGACAAGGTGATAATCAATCCGGCAATTTAAAAAATGCTCCTTATACACTTGGTAATCTAAAATTAATTGTCTCTTTAGATGATAATGGTAACCAACAAATCATATCAGATAAACCCATGAATTATGTGCCTTATGCATACAGAGCAGCCAATGGTTTGCCTGCAGGGTCAATAATTCCATTTGTTGGAAGTTCTGCTCCAAATGGCTGGATGATGTGTGATGGAAGTTCAATTCCATCCGGTACAACATTAAAAGATGTTTTGGGAATGAACAATGCACCCGATTTAAGAGGTATGTTTGTAAGGGGAGCAGGTACTAACGAAACTTTTACAAATACAAATAGTGAATATCCTCAAGGTCCTGCCTTAAATGATGTTGAAAAAGATAAAATTGGTCCACACAACCATTCAGATAATATTGCTGTAGCAGTAGATAATGGAGGTTCTCACTCCCATAGTTATGAAAGAATTGAAGGATCGAGCGAATATGGCATATTAAACTATATTGCAGGTTTAGGTGCTGAAATAAGTACTGAAAGTACAAACACTTCATCTGCAGGAGATCATGAACATACAGCATCTGTTTCAGGTTCAATTAATAACGTGAATGGTACTGGTACCGGAAATGAAGTTCGACCAGTAAGTTATGGTGTAGCTTACATCATTAAATTATAA
- a CDS encoding tail fiber protein produces MLLKTHYRSIILIALLFLNSNLFAQSGGFVVQGLARNSLHAAIPNKVLDFKFTIVSNNKSSTYFSETKQLVTNSQGVFHHEIGTGTVTTGSIQTVPYKDANLKLIISMVVNSTENVISEQIINYVPYAFSALNGAPSGSIVPFTGTDVPLGWMLCDGSSVPTGTYLKDMIGMANAPDLRGMYLRGTGTNTTHQNSNNEFVSGPGLNSYEKDQLGDHGHDNDFSVDIASNGSHNHSYSKFREGGSGNIGRHGGGLVKRQNISRSTGSSGDHNHSTTISGSVGVATGDGVDEETQPVSYGVNYIIKL; encoded by the coding sequence ATGCTACTTAAGACTCATTATCGCTCAATAATATTAATAGCATTACTATTTCTTAATAGTAACCTATTTGCACAAAGCGGTGGCTTTGTTGTACAAGGGCTAGCTCGAAATTCATTACATGCTGCTATTCCTAACAAAGTATTAGACTTTAAATTTACAATAGTTAGTAACAATAAATCGTCGACTTACTTTTCTGAAACAAAACAATTAGTTACAAATTCACAAGGTGTTTTCCATCATGAAATAGGCACTGGAACAGTGACTACAGGTTCTATACAGACTGTACCCTACAAAGATGCTAATTTAAAATTGATCATTTCTATGGTCGTAAACTCTACTGAAAACGTAATTTCAGAACAAATAATAAATTATGTTCCTTATGCCTTTTCAGCACTAAACGGAGCACCTTCTGGATCCATAGTTCCATTTACAGGTACAGACGTTCCATTAGGTTGGATGTTATGTGATGGGAGTTCAGTTCCAACAGGTACGTATTTAAAAGACATGATTGGAATGGCTAATGCACCAGATTTAAGAGGTATGTATCTTAGAGGTACAGGTACAAATACTACACACCAAAATAGTAACAATGAATTTGTTTCTGGTCCTGGATTAAATTCCTATGAAAAAGATCAATTAGGTGACCATGGGCATGATAACGATTTTAGTGTAGACATTGCAAGTAATGGTAGCCACAATCATAGCTACAGTAAATTTAGAGAAGGTGGTTCAGGTAATATCGGTCGCCATGGAGGTGGTCTAGTAAAAAGACAAAATATAAGTAGATCAACAGGATCTTCAGGAGATCATAATCACTCTACAACTATAAGTGGTAGTGTTGGTGTTGCAACTGGAGATGGCGTTGATGAAGAGACACAACCTGTAAGTTATGGTGTAAATTACATCATTAAGCTTTAA
- a CDS encoding LamG-like jellyroll fold domain-containing protein, with the protein MKKILLLLVFLTSTMLGVASSSVNNSTKDINKEGETPKNEINTTTEEIDNQTILDKIYSFIFSSKSLTYNTTTFHEDDSNNGTIKNKIIVTISGASFHGKKGTDLGDKDAVVVRNLPTGYTPYIVVESPTQASITLNGIASTHRSQDDVGQIEVEFYSHAFLDATVSEVSNTFISNITVDYIDGFSSGNFDTDNIEIETPRINIVTGFNGTLNYQMDDDGNYLNLNVGSALSPVTTVTNYEVFRDNDTNLSDSEVVLEGNLIIGFPWEIFYNAPTFTRNTFEISKGYYSDETRIDWQVNNNSDLITTFKVYRREFDPAISDLYTNYELLVTLDNQTYTYSDFDVEGGLLFEYKIDVEGLGELDIEYTTYITGVGFRNPTATISGNIAFEGGNPVENVVVRAEPQGAELKLKSFTLEVEGDGYVESVIETDNLPNEYTVQSWFKFNGNSEGEAFKVFNGSSFYDLDYEKTDDELIFILHSPSISDEITYRLAGYLPSGEANGAGEDVVETYTDILDRFNHLSLVLTPEELPKLYFNGRLMDSNFAEDNVPKDLAYLVEVSMNTDNDSTKFVPLTGEDAYFRVGDGFVGYIDDVRVWSRALDADEVKKNYRRYLSGAENALEIYLRIDEGTGAYAYDLSKSGFDFNKRHSFLLNTIWSQEAPTTSQLGIFGVTNMYGNYVISSVPYSGNGGTYSITPMFGVHEFDPIKQVVFVGKGSEVVNQLDFLDISSFLFRGIAYYDVRGLFEPLRKVEDVTQIEDAGYNQYLVTIDGTKIMYNQGHYFKDEEEDLYEYPKVFLDGANIFVDGNIMLDANKEPLVTGKDGFFELQVPIGNHFIEVRKANHTLVHGGRFPAEGYYEFFENLEAPKPFVDTTRVNIVGRVVGGQVEAEKPIGFGYNGTQEYTYNYTEDSSEVVGVSSISNIGTARITFDYLPYGADPATGFLSTSIFTNSETGEYRTQLLPINYIINQITGVVIESNTDIQLLSGNEEVDFSFITEEFTSVFEDPNGSGLESDPYHFVQNFIYRSTPVLNVEGQTYNYLIAAEGDTSIKYPVYEQLYDYKVDLISYEEYENKEINQKFTVPITDGEYIINNNLADDTAENLVKSEEEPNKATYYFKAGLPLMTAPFTKSMSINLRIKGVDYPAENFLAEGFIIGGEADGSQLFVTKAPDFPDIILRDPPGSGSSATIEAGTEVTITSELNTLTNVSTSYTNTFHQGVTVTTGGGKLGPEVEADVSNDVENGISVSYGSDYGENQTKSYSFSQSISTSDSEGFVGSDGDLYIGNSKNLEYGTFKRLVITDTAVSGIDNATFFKFNDDDTIDTVYVNQQKALFFNESPTSTFFVYSQKHIVNTLLPEYESFILALDNGTLDPEDEGVLTKDEYEKQIRLWQKIIQDNERTKYRAFNDQENYKAEIIANITAQLNNDGLAALINSKFSDNISIDYGVGGLERTISTFSAVNTSYSYDVNLDASYAQTVGAVVNGTGFQHTMGVEFNQSFAKSDGKEEAKSLDISYSIVDNDDDNYLSIDVVNPFDGNGPIFRTVGGRTSCPHEGEVLSLYFDKDNDDDITVIGAGGSPLSIATQAIEVPVITANITDITNIPEDDMAVIELTLLNNTNADLNNNVSFMLYIDNTSNPYNIKSNIPQGGVEVEVPHDQTVTYTVFLEKSKPDVYDYEDLSIVLESICMGSDLQETVEVSVHYVPSCTRIEVQRPLENWVMNATTAFNDDGSTNPLPIVLGDYSRTYDSFEKVRLEYRKSTSPTWTRLYTYYNNAQSYADAVAAQEQKIDMITDDNITFSWDIGATGLSDGDYEIRAISYCDNGTEYISNVVAGKVDLNIPVAFGTPSPGDGILSAGEDLTLKYSENILYNSAISNIEIVGQTNDQEIAHGTSVYFEGSNNTATFEKPSISDQNFTIEFWMRNLSTEANSIIFKQENGMEATLSGNTLTWTVEGSSTYSVSSPILDDDLFHHYVFVYDGTDSGTLRMYQDDQELGFTNTGAFAIPNRNNLVFGGSTFKGNILELRIWSKALSLSEAYGQMYQSLLGSEQNLQGYWPMDEGRENVVNDKARNKHGIMNAEWDIRPKGTAYNFENNDYLMLDNVNFVQLSSQMDVTLSFWVKMDQSQEATIFSNGKGDGTDVIEANGKANKWSVDVHTNGKIYLNNEGVEYELTNDIVDGEWHHVAIVLNRLGAMKTYVDADLTTSNIANDITGLSGNKYFIGARGFNNGGLYEIDQKFVGKIDELRLWNLARTKEQISRDRYFEVDFSTTGIMLYARMNEPDPLDNLAPTYYHMDANNIVSTSTSIMNAATPAFDEDAPALKPKRNLEMFAVSHVINGDEMIINPIISNWSVLEGQVIDITVSRLFDEKGNRQESPITWTAYIRKNQVVWSVKDGLDYVNLQNYVGINQSFDITVENFGGTPQDFNIKNVPTWLTLSQTSGQLDPDSRRIITAEVNNNLSVGEYTTDLYLDTEYNYDEKIKLDLRVLENEPDWAVNESNYSYNMSIVGKIKIDNVYAEDTHTKIGAFVGEEPRGEAQLVYDNSLQDYFLYLSINSNTTTSEQVSFKIWDAATGRVLDAEIDGSAEVTFVQDQVMGDNITPKVFTNTNVMEQSLALNQGWTWVSLAVSDTRFNDLDALTSQMQLSNGDRIVAQNEFDVYDQSIGWSGSISSNAGMTNVKMYKMKLADANDLELRGDMVDNNNFEVTLANGWNWLPYPVLNNSNVNDALAYYEASNGDLIKGQDRFAIYDEFSGWVGTLSFLKRGEGYMLKSNGSPQQFAYPKVFSNARQKGENDNSTDQFVNNAYEFNMSTIVEVPDGYDQVYVYNNKHHDIRGIGNVVEVEGRNLAFITVYGNADENLTFSLKDNLQFTDAGEEFVFEDDAVYGTFITPIQLGEVIASNEDIDLNPGSLKVYPNPSSSEFNLSFQLDKGHDYHLIVYSMNGRVVEKQDITGVVGANIITIGETYNTGVYVVEIITSDGTFTERIIKK; encoded by the coding sequence ATGAAAAAAATACTCTTGCTATTGGTGTTTCTGACATCAACAATGCTCGGGGTTGCGTCTTCATCCGTTAATAATTCTACAAAAGATATTAACAAAGAAGGTGAAACTCCGAAGAACGAAATAAATACTACTACAGAAGAAATAGATAATCAAACAATATTAGATAAAATTTACTCTTTCATATTTTCTTCTAAGTCTTTAACGTATAATACTACAACGTTTCATGAAGATGACTCTAATAACGGTACAATTAAAAATAAAATAATTGTAACCATTAGTGGTGCTTCTTTTCATGGTAAAAAAGGTACTGACTTAGGTGATAAAGATGCTGTTGTGGTAAGAAATTTACCAACTGGATATACTCCATATATTGTCGTTGAATCTCCAACTCAAGCATCAATAACATTAAATGGTATTGCTAGTACACACAGAAGCCAAGATGATGTAGGACAAATAGAAGTAGAATTTTATAGTCATGCATTTTTAGATGCAACAGTATCAGAAGTATCTAATACTTTTATAAGTAATATTACTGTAGATTATATTGATGGGTTTTCTAGTGGTAATTTTGATACTGATAATATAGAAATTGAGACTCCAAGAATTAATATAGTTACAGGATTTAATGGTACACTTAATTACCAAATGGATGATGATGGAAACTACCTTAACTTAAATGTTGGTAGTGCTTTATCTCCTGTTACTACAGTTACTAATTACGAAGTTTTTAGAGACAACGATACAAATTTATCAGATAGTGAGGTTGTTCTAGAGGGTAATTTAATTATCGGTTTTCCTTGGGAGATTTTTTACAATGCTCCAACGTTCACTAGAAATACTTTCGAAATTTCTAAAGGTTATTATAGTGACGAAACTAGAATAGATTGGCAAGTAAATAACAACTCCGATCTTATTACAACTTTTAAAGTTTACAGAAGAGAATTCGATCCTGCCATTTCAGATTTATATACAAATTATGAATTACTGGTAACCTTAGATAATCAAACATACACCTATTCAGATTTTGATGTAGAAGGTGGTCTTTTATTCGAATATAAAATTGATGTGGAAGGTTTAGGAGAGTTAGATATAGAATACACAACTTATATTACTGGAGTTGGCTTTAGAAATCCAACGGCAACAATTTCTGGTAATATTGCCTTTGAAGGAGGAAACCCAGTAGAAAACGTAGTTGTTAGGGCAGAACCTCAAGGGGCTGAATTAAAATTAAAATCTTTTACACTTGAAGTAGAAGGCGATGGATATGTAGAATCTGTTATTGAAACAGATAACCTACCAAATGAATATACAGTTCAATCATGGTTTAAATTTAACGGAAACTCAGAAGGAGAAGCTTTTAAAGTATTTAATGGCTCTTCTTTTTATGATTTAGATTATGAGAAAACAGATGATGAATTAATATTTATTCTTCATTCTCCATCAATTTCTGATGAAATTACATATAGACTTGCTGGTTATTTGCCTTCTGGTGAAGCAAATGGTGCAGGTGAAGATGTAGTAGAAACATACACTGATATTCTTGACAGATTTAATCATCTGTCTTTAGTTTTAACTCCAGAAGAACTACCTAAACTATATTTTAATGGTAGATTAATGGATTCTAATTTTGCAGAAGATAATGTTCCTAAAGACCTTGCTTATTTGGTAGAAGTATCTATGAATACTGATAACGATAGCACCAAATTTGTACCGCTTACTGGCGAAGATGCTTATTTTAGAGTAGGCGATGGTTTTGTCGGTTATATAGATGATGTAAGAGTTTGGAGTAGAGCATTAGATGCTGATGAAGTAAAGAAAAATTACAGAAGATATTTAAGTGGTGCTGAAAATGCTCTTGAGATTTATTTAAGAATAGACGAAGGAACGGGTGCATATGCTTATGATTTATCTAAAAGTGGTTTTGATTTTAACAAAAGGCACTCCTTTTTATTAAATACAATATGGTCTCAGGAAGCACCAACTACAAGTCAGTTAGGTATTTTTGGAGTAACAAACATGTATGGTAATTATGTAATTTCTTCTGTTCCTTATTCTGGCAATGGTGGTACTTATTCTATTACACCAATGTTTGGAGTACATGAATTTGACCCTATTAAACAAGTAGTTTTTGTAGGTAAAGGCTCTGAAGTTGTAAACCAATTAGACTTTTTAGATATATCTTCATTCCTTTTTAGAGGTATTGCATATTATGATGTTAGAGGATTATTTGAACCTTTAAGAAAAGTAGAAGATGTTACTCAAATAGAAGATGCGGGGTATAACCAATATTTAGTAACAATTGATGGTACAAAAATAATGTACAATCAAGGGCATTACTTTAAAGATGAAGAAGAAGACCTATACGAATACCCTAAAGTATTTTTAGATGGTGCTAATATCTTTGTTGATGGTAACATCATGCTAGATGCAAATAAAGAACCTTTAGTTACAGGTAAAGATGGTTTCTTTGAACTTCAAGTTCCAATTGGTAATCACTTTATCGAAGTTAGAAAAGCAAATCATACGCTTGTTCATGGTGGTAGATTCCCTGCCGAAGGTTACTATGAGTTTTTCGAAAACTTAGAAGCTCCTAAACCATTTGTAGATACTACTAGAGTTAATATTGTAGGTAGAGTAGTAGGTGGGCAAGTTGAAGCAGAAAAACCAATCGGTTTTGGTTATAACGGTACCCAAGAATATACTTACAATTACACAGAAGACTCTTCTGAAGTTGTAGGCGTATCTTCTATTAGTAATATTGGTACAGCACGTATCACTTTTGATTACCTTCCTTATGGAGCAGACCCTGCCACTGGATTTTTGTCTACAAGTATTTTTACAAATTCAGAAACAGGAGAATATAGAACTCAATTATTACCAATAAATTATATTATAAATCAGATAACAGGTGTTGTAATAGAAAGCAATACCGACATTCAATTATTGTCTGGTAACGAAGAAGTCGATTTCTCTTTCATTACAGAAGAATTTACTTCTGTTTTTGAAGACCCAAATGGTTCTGGATTAGAATCTGATCCTTATCATTTTGTTCAAAACTTTATCTACAGATCAACACCTGTTTTAAATGTTGAAGGACAAACTTATAATTATTTAATTGCTGCAGAAGGTGATACATCTATTAAGTATCCAGTTTATGAACAATTATATGATTATAAAGTTGATCTGATTTCTTATGAGGAATACGAAAACAAGGAAATTAACCAGAAATTTACTGTTCCAATTACTGATGGTGAATACATTATTAATAATAATTTAGCAGACGATACAGCAGAAAACCTAGTTAAAAGTGAAGAGGAGCCGAATAAAGCTACTTACTACTTTAAAGCTGGTTTACCTTTAATGACTGCTCCATTTACCAAAAGTATGAGCATTAATCTTCGTATTAAAGGCGTTGATTATCCTGCTGAAAATTTCTTAGCAGAAGGTTTTATTATTGGTGGTGAAGCAGATGGTTCTCAATTATTTGTTACAAAAGCACCAGATTTCCCAGATATTATTCTTAGAGATCCACCGGGATCAGGAAGTTCGGCAACAATTGAGGCAGGTACAGAAGTTACAATCACATCAGAGTTAAATACACTTACAAATGTATCTACTTCTTATACCAATACATTCCATCAAGGTGTAACTGTTACAACTGGTGGTGGTAAACTAGGACCAGAAGTAGAAGCAGACGTTTCTAACGATGTCGAAAATGGAATATCTGTTTCATACGGTTCTGATTATGGAGAAAATCAAACAAAATCATATTCATTCTCTCAAAGTATTTCTACTAGTGATAGCGAAGGTTTTGTAGGTTCAGATGGCGATTTATATATCGGTAATTCTAAAAACCTAGAGTACGGTACTTTTAAAAGATTAGTGATTACAGACACAGCTGTTTCTGGAATTGATAATGCTACTTTCTTTAAGTTTAATGATGACGATACTATTGATACAGTATATGTAAATCAGCAAAAAGCATTGTTCTTTAACGAGTCTCCAACTTCTACTTTCTTTGTTTATTCTCAAAAGCATATTGTTAATACGTTGCTTCCTGAATATGAGAGCTTTATTCTTGCTTTAGACAACGGAACTTTAGATCCTGAAGATGAAGGTGTTCTTACTAAAGATGAATATGAAAAACAGATTAGGTTATGGCAAAAAATTATTCAAGATAACGAAAGAACAAAATATAGAGCATTTAATGATCAGGAAAATTACAAAGCAGAAATTATTGCAAATATCACTGCTCAATTAAATAATGATGGTCTAGCCGCATTAATTAATAGTAAGTTTTCAGATAATATTTCTATTGATTATGGTGTTGGCGGATTAGAAAGAACAATTAGTACTTTCTCTGCTGTAAATACATCGTATTCTTATGATGTCAATTTAGATGCTTCTTATGCACAAACTGTTGGTGCTGTAGTAAACGGTACAGGTTTTCAGCACACAATGGGCGTAGAGTTCAATCAATCATTTGCTAAAAGTGATGGAAAAGAAGAAGCTAAATCTTTAGATATTTCTTATTCTATTGTTGATAATGATGATGATAATTATTTAAGTATAGACGTTGTAAACCCATTTGATGGTAATGGACCTATTTTCCGTACTGTTGGTGGTAGAACTTCTTGTCCGCACGAAGGGGAAGTACTTTCTTTATACTTTGATAAAGATAACGACGATGATATTACTGTAATTGGTGCAGGGGGTTCTCCATTATCAATTGCAACGCAAGCCATCGAAGTTCCTGTTATTACAGCCAATATTACTGATATTACAAATATCCCTGAAGACGATATGGCGGTAATTGAATTAACGCTACTCAATAACACGAATGCTGATCTTAATAATAATGTGAGTTTCATGCTTTACATCGACAATACATCAAATCCTTATAATATTAAATCTAATATTCCACAAGGAGGTGTTGAAGTTGAAGTTCCACATGATCAAACAGTGACTTATACGGTTTTCTTAGAAAAATCTAAACCTGATGTTTACGATTATGAAGACCTAAGTATTGTTTTAGAGTCTATCTGTATGGGGTCTGATTTACAAGAAACAGTTGAAGTATCTGTACATTATGTGCCTTCTTGTACAAGAATAGAAGTTCAAAGACCTTTAGAAAATTGGGTAATGAATGCTACTACTGCATTCAACGATGATGGTTCTACTAATCCATTACCAATCGTTTTAGGCGATTACTCTAGAACATACGATAGCTTTGAAAAAGTAAGATTAGAATACAGAAAATCTACTTCTCCTACTTGGACAAGATTATATACTTATTACAATAATGCGCAATCTTATGCTGATGCTGTAGCTGCACAAGAACAAAAAATAGATATGATCACTGACGATAATATCACTTTTTCTTGGGACATAGGCGCAACCGGTTTAAGTGACGGTGATTATGAAATAAGAGCCATTTCTTATTGTGATAATGGCACTGAATATATTTCTAATGTTGTTGCAGGTAAAGTCGATTTAAACATTCCTGTTGCCTTTGGAACACCATCGCCAGGTGATGGTATATTATCGGCAGGGGAAGACCTTACTTTAAAATACAGCGAGAATATTTTATACAACTCTGCAATAAGTAATATTGAGATTGTTGGCCAAACCAATGATCAAGAAATTGCACACGGTACTTCGGTATATTTTGAAGGAAGTAATAACACTGCAACTTTTGAAAAACCTTCAATAAGTGATCAGAACTTTACAATTGAGTTTTGGATGAGAAACCTTTCTACAGAAGCTAATTCTATTATTTTCAAACAGGAAAATGGAATGGAAGCAACGCTTTCTGGAAATACACTTACTTGGACTGTTGAAGGAAGTTCTACTTACTCTGTTTCTAGTCCTATTCTAGACGATGACTTATTCCATCATTATGTATTTGTATACGATGGAACAGATTCTGGAACTTTGAGAATGTATCAAGATGATCAAGAGTTAGGATTTACAAACACAGGTGCTTTTGCTATTCCTAATAGAAATAATTTAGTTTTTGGTGGTTCTACTTTCAAAGGAAATATTCTTGAATTAAGAATTTGGTCAAAAGCATTATCTCTTTCTGAAGCATATGGTCAAATGTATCAATCTTTACTTGGATCTGAACAAAATCTACAAGGCTACTGGCCAATGGATGAGGGAAGAGAAAACGTTGTAAACGATAAAGCAAGAAACAAGCACGGCATAATGAATGCGGAATGGGATATTCGTCCGAAAGGAACTGCTTATAATTTTGAAAACAACGATTACTTAATGCTTGACAATGTAAATTTTGTACAACTCTCAAGTCAGATGGATGTAACATTATCATTCTGGGTTAAAATGGATCAGTCGCAAGAGGCTACTATTTTCTCTAACGGTAAAGGTGATGGAACAGATGTAATTGAGGCCAATGGCAAAGCCAACAAATGGTCGGTAGATGTACATACAAACGGTAAAATTTACCTTAATAATGAAGGAGTAGAATACGAGTTAACCAATGATATTGTAGATGGAGAATGGCATCATGTAGCAATTGTTTTAAATAGACTTGGTGCTATGAAAACATATGTTGATGCTGATTTAACTACCTCAAATATTGCAAATGACATTACAGGTTTATCTGGTAATAAATACTTTATTGGTGCAAGAGGTTTCAACAATGGAGGTCTTTATGAAATAGATCAGAAATTTGTAGGTAAAATAGATGAATTACGTTTATGGAATCTTGCTAGAACAAAAGAGCAGATCAGCAGAGATCGATACTTTGAAGTAGATTTTTCTACAACAGGTATTATGCTGTATGCTAGAATGAACGAGCCAGATCCTTTAGACAATTTAGCTCCTACCTATTATCATATGGATGCCAATAACATTGTTTCTACATCTACTAGTATAATGAATGCTGCAACGCCTGCTTTCGATGAAGATGCTCCGGCATTGAAACCGAAAAGAAACTTAGAGATGTTTGCCGTAAGTCATGTTATTAATGGAGATGAAATGATTATTAACCCGATCATTAGTAATTGGTCGGTATTAGAAGGACAGGTTATTGATATCACTGTTTCTAGATTATTTGATGAGAAAGGAAACAGACAGGAATCTCCAATTACTTGGACTGCATACATCCGTAAAAATCAAGTGGTATGGTCTGTAAAAGATGGTTTAGACTATGTTAATCTACAAAACTATGTAGGTATAAATCAATCTTTTGATATTACTGTAGAAAACTTTGGAGGAACACCTCAAGATTTCAATATTAAAAATGTTCCTACATGGTTAACGCTTAGCCAAACTTCTGGTCAACTCGATCCAGATAGTAGACGAATTATTACTGCAGAAGTAAATAATAATCTTTCTGTAGGAGAGTATACAACAGATTTATACTTAGACACAGAATACAATTACGACGAGAAAATAAAACTTGATTTAAGAGTTTTAGAAAACGAACCTGATTGGGCTGTCAATGAAAGTAATTACAGTTACAATATGAGTATTGTAGGTAAAATTAAAATTGATAATGTCTATGCAGAAGATACACACACCAAAATTGGTGCTTTTGTAGGAGAAGAGCCAAGAGGTGAAGCGCAATTAGTTTATGATAATAGTTTACAAGATTATTTCTTATATCTATCAATTAATTCTAATACAACTACCTCAGAACAAGTATCTTTTAAAATTTGGGATGCTGCAACCGGTAGAGTACTAGATGCTGAAATTGATGGTAGTGCCGAAGTTACATTTGTACAAGACCAAGTAATGGGTGATAATATTACTCCGAAGGTATTTACAAATACAAACGTGATGGAACAGTCGTTAGCATTAAACCAAGGTTGGACTTGGGTTTCTTTAGCAGTTAGCGATACCCGTTTTAATGATCTTGATGCCTTAACTTCTCAAATGCAATTAAGCAATGGTGATAGAATTGTTGCTCAGAATGAATTTGATGTTTACGATCAATCAATTGGGTGGTCGGGAAGTATTTCTTCTAATGCAGGAATGACAAATGTCAAAATGTATAAAATGAAATTAGCCGATGCCAATGATCTTGAACTTAGAGGTGATATGGTGGATAATAATAATTTTGAAGTTACTCTTGCAAATGGTTGGAACTGGCTTCCATATCCTGTATTAAATAATTCGAATGTAAACGATGCCTTGGCTTATTATGAAGCAAGTAATGGCGATTTAATCAAAGGGCAAGATAGATTTGCAATTTATGATGAGTTTAGTGGTTGGGTAGGTACTTTATCATTCTTAAAAAGAGGAGAAGGGTACATGTTGAAATCAAATGGTTCACCTCAACAATTTGCTTATCCTAAAGTATTCTCTAATGCCCGTCAGAAAGGAGAAAATGATAACAGCACAGATCAATTTGTAAATAACGCTTATGAATTTAATATGAGTACTATTGTTGAAGTACCTGACGGATATGATCAAGTATATGTATACAACAATAAGCACCACGATATTAGAGGTATAGGTAATGTTGTTGAAGTTGAAGGTAGAAATTTAGCATTCATTACTGTTTATGGTAATGCAGATGAAAACCTTACTTTTAGTTTAAAAGACAACTTACAATTTACAGATGCAGGAGAAGAATTTGTTTTTGAAGATGATGCCGTTTATGGAACGTTCATTACTCCAATTCAATTAGGAGAAGTGATTGCATCTAATGAAGATATTGATTTAAATCCTGGCTCTTTAAAAGTTTATCCTAATCCTTCTTCTTCTGAATTTAACTTATCATTCCAGTTAGATAAAGGACATGATTACCACCTTATCGTTTACTCAATGAATGGTAGAGTTGTTGAAAAACAAGATATTACTGGAGTTGTAGGTGCAAACATTATTACTATCGGAGAAACATACAATACAGGTGTTTATGTGGTAGAAATAATTACTAGTGATGGTACATTTACAGAAAGGATTATCAAAAAATAA